The Drosophila mauritiana strain mau12 chromosome 2R, ASM438214v1, whole genome shotgun sequence genome has a segment encoding these proteins:
- the LOC117135447 gene encoding potassium voltage-gated channel unc-103: protein MSHKSCVELSEIRKLDKIVQQCELYMSNNNINDNAAKKPPLKEFKRNCPAKSNKFVERELFSLMCNLNKIEKKQVFVSDILINASMFDDKKESLARFPKNVSDHNTLVYHKFLRTRPTNDDEALKLKAGGKSKERPGPKTTADCFFSPLLFKINNKRECLKKVKPLKGDNAVETNSIPLESKPSQHKKQKSFKKCIKCDKKKLYIKNYQVSARRECDLLCSYDPLRKNNADLFQTHKGTSYECMFKNLKYNQAEKPTDNVMGNSYDDMLDKEALLGSKSEPKGQDPNDMITSLGGNILLDQKLQNNYYHKWTLLHYSPFKAVWDWIILILVMYTAIFTPYVAAFLLGEQDYQRRNSKYINSDPIVIIDLIVDVTFIVDIIINFRTTFVNSQDEVVSHPGRIAVHYLSGWFLIDLVAAVPFDLLLVGSDTDETTTLIGLLKTARLLRLVRVARKIDRYSEYGAAVLILLMATFILIAHWLACIWYAIGNAEKSIASKNIGWLNSLAYDIQEPYFDNRTGGPSIKSRYITALYFTFTSLTSVGFGNVAPNTDAEKAFTICVMLVGSLMYASIFGNVSAIIQRLYSGTARYHTQMLRVREFIRFHQIPNPLRQRLEEYFQHAWTYTNGIDMNSLLKGFPECLQADICLHLNRKLLTTCAAFSEASPGCLRAFSLKFKTTHAPPGDILVHRGDVLTSLYFIARGSIEIQRAGNIVVLGKNDIFGENPCIYPTVGKSNGVVRALTYCDIHKLHRDDLLDVLDSYPEFLESFVSNLVITYNMRDDEHSGVDIKHRYLRAKSSDKMRSSPDIPSIRIVGLRYKKQNVNTSVHKVKNDNSRDLNIFIENEIANYHLDLFDNNN from the exons ATGTCCCACAAATCTTGCGTGGAACTGAGCGAAATTCGAAAATTGGATAAAATAGTGCAGCAATGCGAGCTGTACATGTCCAACAACAATATTAACGACAATGCGGCCAAGAAACCGCCTTTGAAGGAATTCAAGCGCAATTGCCCTGCAAAATCTAACAAATTTGTGGAGAGGGAACTCTTCTCGCTCATGTGCAACCTGAACAAGATTGAAAAGAAGCAGGTTTTCGTTTCAGATATCCTGATTAACGCCAGCATGTTCGACGACAAGAAGGAGAGTTTGGCGCGGTTTCCCAAAAACGTGTCCGACCACAACACTCTGGTGTACCACAAATTCCTGAGGACTCGACCCACTAACGATGACGAAGCCCTAAAGCTGAAGGCTGGTGGGAAATCGAAGGAAAGGCCAGGCCCGAAAACCACGGCAGATTGCTTCTTTTCGCCTCTTCTATtcaaaatcaacaacaaaagggAGTGTTTGAAAAAAGTGAAGCCCCTGAAGGGGGACAATGCAGTCGAAACGAATAGTATCCCACTCGAATCCAAGCCAAGTCAGCACAAAAAGCAGAAAAGTTTCAAGAAATGTATTAAGTGCGACAAGAAGAAGCTGTACATCAAGAACTATCAGGTGTCCGCTCGGCGGGAGTGCGATCTCCTCTGCTCTTACGATCCGTTGCGTAAAAATAACGCCGACCTCTTCCAGACCCACAAGGGCACTTCCTACGAGTGCATGTTCAAGAACCTCAAATACAACCAAGCCGAAAAGCCGACGGACAACGTGATGGGAAACTCATACGACGACATGCTGGACAAGGAGGCTCTGCTCGGATCGAAAAGCGAGCCGAAGGGGCAGGATCCCAACGACATG ATTACTTCACTGGGCGGAAACATACTGCTGGACCAGAAGTTGCAGAACAACTACTACCACAAGTGGACCCTCCTGCACTACTCGCCCTTCAAGGCTGTGTGGGATTGGATAATATTGATCCTGGTGATGTACACGGCCATTTTCACGCCCTACGTGGCTGCCTTTTTGCTTGGGGAACAGGATTACCAGCGGCGGAACAGCAAATACATCAACTCCGATCCGATTGTCATCATCGATTTGATTG TGGACGTTACCTTCATTGTGGACATTATAATAAACTTTCGAACGACCTTTGTCAACTCGCAGGACGAAGTG GTATCCCATCCTGGGCGTATAGCAGTTCACTATTTGAGCGGCTGGTTCCTAATCGATCTCGTGGCCGCCGTTCCGTTCGATTTGCTCCTGGTGGGCAGTGACACCGACGAG ACAACTACCTTAATAGGACTTTTAAAAACAGCTCGACTCTTAAGACTCGTTCGCGTGGCCCGAAAAATAGATCGTTATTCGGAATACGGAGCTGCAGTTCTTATTTTGTTGATGGCGACCTTTATTTTGATTGCCCATTGGTTGGCATGCATATG GTATGCGATTGGAAATGCGGAAAAGTCTATCGCTTCCAAGAACATCGGTTGGCTCAATTCGTTGGCCTACGATATTCAAGAACCCTATTTCGACAACCGCACTGGTGGTCCCTCTATAAAG TCGCGCTATATCACGGCTTTGTATTTCACGTTCACCTCGCTCACTTCCGTGGGATTTGGCAATGTGGCACCGAATACTGATGCTGAAAAGGCATTCACTATTTGCGTGATGCTCGTTGGAT CTCTTATGTATGcaagtatttttggaaacGTATCTGCCATTATTCAAAGGCTGTACTCGGGAACCGCCAGATATCACACGCAAATGCTGCGCGTTAGGGAGTTCATTCGCTTTCACCAG ATACCGAACCCGCTGAGGCAGAGACTGGAGGAGTACTTTCAGCACGCCTGGACCT ATACGAATGGCATCGACATGAACTCGCTGCTCAAGGGATTCCCCGAGTGCCTGCAAGCCGACATTTGCCTGCACCTGAACAGAAAGCTACTGACGACATGCGCCGCTTTCTCGGAGGCCAGTCCTGGTTGCCTGCG AGCGTTCTCCCTTAAGTTTAAAACCACCCATGCCCCGCCTGGCGATATCCTAGTCCACCGAGGAGATGTGCTCACCTCATTGTACTTCATAGCCAGGGGATCCATAGAAATCCAGAGAGCCGGCAATATTGTTGTACTTG GTAAAAACGATATATTTGGCGAGAATCCGTGTATATACCCAACGGTCGGAAAGTCGAACGGCGTGGTGAGAGCACTGACATACTGTGATATCCACAAGCTGCACAGGGACGACTTGCTGGACGTGCTGGACTCCTATCCGGAGTTCCTGGAGAGCTTCGTGAGCAACCTGGTAATAACCTACAACATGCGAGAT GACGAGCACTCTGGCGTCGACATCAAGCACCGCTACCTGAGAGCAAAGTCCTCCGACAAAATGAGGAGCTCTCCTGACATACCCTCTATAAGAAT AGTCGGGCTGCGTTATAAGAAACAAAATGTTAATACTTCTGTGCATAAAGTTAAGAATGATAACTCCCGAGACCTAAATATCTTTATAGAAAACGAAATCGCAAACTATCACCTTGACTTGTTCGATAATAATAATTAG
- the LOC117135449 gene encoding uncharacterized protein LOC117135449 isoform X2 yields MWRKAVTALRGFIRSIGPTFLGLLRSFVENKGLLWIFVLGISGWSTVSILVLLKHRYETDSTTIGVSTAYSRWINTFPSIGICITKNRALNEFKAMMRDHFQEDFAFAFTKMIYEFAFINPNNIFTRAPTKNTSYPYDFDILEIRRKMLPTNCTEFFEEVYFRGELVANCEEIFKFHVTEMGYCFLANNLLDYDSIDEMPLRYSSLDNKRNLRLILRYSVMYKYEMYVNSPEDLPFFNSLTYTISNDSITYAFNVEEIHNHEGVIDEPISQRKCKFPSETSVKGFPYSFSACMSIIRNELEMTACNCSLFNPEDRNDSLYCGLHKADCLIKAGVTTRVKEYVGSNTVCLPSCVEQQISLVGVITENQTIYKNNEQVTEIQIVSPPTVRYERKVTQTKLDLIVGIGSVAGLFFGASLLNLLEIISYFIKKVKTAIFG; encoded by the exons ATGTGGCGGAAGGCAGTAACTGCTCTTCGGGGATTTATCAGATCGATTGGGCCGACTTTTCTGGGACTCTTAAGGTCTTTTGTGGAGAATAAAGG GCTGCTTTGGATTTTTGTGCTCGGCATTTCTGGATGGAGCACGGTTTCCATATTGGTTCTTCTAAAACACAGATACGAAACGGACTCCACGACAATAGGTGTGTCGACCGCCTACAGTCGCTGGATAAACACCTTCCCATCTATAGGAATCTGCATAACAAAGAACCGAGCGCTTAACGAATTCAAGGCAATGATGCGGGATCATTTCCAAGAAGACTTTGCCTTCGCCTTCACAAAAATGATATACGAATTTGCTTTTATCAACCCCAACAACATATTTACGAGGGCGCCTACCAAGAATACAAGTTACCCGTACGATTTCGATATCTTGGAAATAAGAAGAAAG ATGCTTCCAACCAATTGCACTGAATTCTTTGAAGAAGTATACTTTCGTGGCGAATTGGTGGCCAACTGCGAGGAGATATTCAAGTTTCATGTGACGGAAATGGGCTACTGCTTTCTGGCGAACAATCTGTTGGACTA CGACAGCATCGATGAAATGCCTCTCAGGTACTCTTCGCTGGACAACAAGCGAAATCTGCGACTGATCTTGCGATATTCTGTTATGTATAAGTATGAG ATGTACGTCAACAGCCCCGAGGATCTGCCCTTCTTCAATTCCTTGACCTATACCATCTCCAACGACAGCATAACATACGCCTTCAACGTCGAGGAGATTCACAACCACGAAGGTGTCATCGATGAGCCCATTTCTCAGCGGAAGTGCAAGTTCCCCAGCGAGACTTCCGTCAAGGGGTTTCCTTACAG CTTCTCGGCCTGCATGTCCATCATCCGAAATGAGCTTGAGATGACAGCTTGCAACTGCTCTCTATTCAACCCCGAGGATCGCA ACGACAGTCTCTATTGCGGATTGCACAAAGCGGATTGCTTGATTAAAG CCGGCGTGACAACCAGAGTTAAGGAGTACGTCGGAAGCAATACGGTTTGCCTGCCATCCTGCGTGGAGCAGCAGATAAGTCTAGTGGG GGTCATAACTGAAAATCAAACAATATACAAGAATAATGAACAGGTCACCGAAATCCAAATAGTCTCTCCACCCACGGTGAGGTATGAAAGAAAGGTCACCCAGACCAAGCTGGATCTAATAG TCGGCATCGGAAGTGTGGCAGGACTCTTCTTCGGCGCCTCCCTGCTGAACCTCTTGGAGATCATCTCGTACTTCATTAAGAAAGTCAAGACCGCGATTTTCGGTTAA
- the LOC117135449 gene encoding uncharacterized protein LOC117135449 isoform X1 produces MHTFAAQRTDSLASLIPISASEPCVQYAVAHISKATKLACIPRYLSKGWTHIFELVTKESWKGFHEYEMWRKAVTALRGFIRSIGPTFLGLLRSFVENKGLLWIFVLGISGWSTVSILVLLKHRYETDSTTIGVSTAYSRWINTFPSIGICITKNRALNEFKAMMRDHFQEDFAFAFTKMIYEFAFINPNNIFTRAPTKNTSYPYDFDILEIRRKMLPTNCTEFFEEVYFRGELVANCEEIFKFHVTEMGYCFLANNLLDYDSIDEMPLRYSSLDNKRNLRLILRYSVMYKYEMYVNSPEDLPFFNSLTYTISNDSITYAFNVEEIHNHEGVIDEPISQRKCKFPSETSVKGFPYSFSACMSIIRNELEMTACNCSLFNPEDRNDSLYCGLHKADCLIKAGVTTRVKEYVGSNTVCLPSCVEQQISLVGVITENQTIYKNNEQVTEIQIVSPPTVRYERKVTQTKLDLIVGIGSVAGLFFGASLLNLLEIISYFIKKVKTAIFG; encoded by the exons ATGCACACTTTCGCAGCCCAACGAACCGATTCCCTCGCATCTCTGATACCCATTAGTGCATCCGAACCTTGCGTGCAGTATGCAGTTGCACACATTTCCAAAGCTACGA AACTTGCGTGCATCCCTCGGTATTTAAGTAAAGGATGGACACATATTTTCGAATTAGTCACGAAGGAATCGTGGAAAGGATTTCATGAATACGAAATGTGGCGGAAGGCAGTAACTGCTCTTCGGGGATTTATCAGATCGATTGGGCCGACTTTTCTGGGACTCTTAAGGTCTTTTGTGGAGAATAAAGG GCTGCTTTGGATTTTTGTGCTCGGCATTTCTGGATGGAGCACGGTTTCCATATTGGTTCTTCTAAAACACAGATACGAAACGGACTCCACGACAATAGGTGTGTCGACCGCCTACAGTCGCTGGATAAACACCTTCCCATCTATAGGAATCTGCATAACAAAGAACCGAGCGCTTAACGAATTCAAGGCAATGATGCGGGATCATTTCCAAGAAGACTTTGCCTTCGCCTTCACAAAAATGATATACGAATTTGCTTTTATCAACCCCAACAACATATTTACGAGGGCGCCTACCAAGAATACAAGTTACCCGTACGATTTCGATATCTTGGAAATAAGAAGAAAG ATGCTTCCAACCAATTGCACTGAATTCTTTGAAGAAGTATACTTTCGTGGCGAATTGGTGGCCAACTGCGAGGAGATATTCAAGTTTCATGTGACGGAAATGGGCTACTGCTTTCTGGCGAACAATCTGTTGGACTA CGACAGCATCGATGAAATGCCTCTCAGGTACTCTTCGCTGGACAACAAGCGAAATCTGCGACTGATCTTGCGATATTCTGTTATGTATAAGTATGAG ATGTACGTCAACAGCCCCGAGGATCTGCCCTTCTTCAATTCCTTGACCTATACCATCTCCAACGACAGCATAACATACGCCTTCAACGTCGAGGAGATTCACAACCACGAAGGTGTCATCGATGAGCCCATTTCTCAGCGGAAGTGCAAGTTCCCCAGCGAGACTTCCGTCAAGGGGTTTCCTTACAG CTTCTCGGCCTGCATGTCCATCATCCGAAATGAGCTTGAGATGACAGCTTGCAACTGCTCTCTATTCAACCCCGAGGATCGCA ACGACAGTCTCTATTGCGGATTGCACAAAGCGGATTGCTTGATTAAAG CCGGCGTGACAACCAGAGTTAAGGAGTACGTCGGAAGCAATACGGTTTGCCTGCCATCCTGCGTGGAGCAGCAGATAAGTCTAGTGGG GGTCATAACTGAAAATCAAACAATATACAAGAATAATGAACAGGTCACCGAAATCCAAATAGTCTCTCCACCCACGGTGAGGTATGAAAGAAAGGTCACCCAGACCAAGCTGGATCTAATAG TCGGCATCGGAAGTGTGGCAGGACTCTTCTTCGGCGCCTCCCTGCTGAACCTCTTGGAGATCATCTCGTACTTCATTAAGAAAGTCAAGACCGCGATTTTCGGTTAA
- the LOC117135449 gene encoding uncharacterized protein LOC117135449 isoform X3 gives MHTFAAQRTDSLASLIPISASEPCVQYAVAHISKATKLACIPRYLSKGWTHIFELVTKESWKGFHEYEMWRKAVTALRGFIRSIGPTFLGLLRSFVENKGLLWIFVLGISGWSTVSILVLLKHRYETDSTTIGVSTAYSRWINTFPSIGICITKNRALNEFKAMMRDHFQEDFAFAFTKMIYEFAFINPNNIFTRAPTKNTSYPYDFDILEIRRKMLPTNCTEFFEEVYFRGELVANCEEIFKFHVTEMGYCFLANNLLDYDSIDEMPLRYSSLDNKRNLRLILRYSVMYKYEMYVNSPEDLPFFNSLTYTISNDSITYAFNVEEIHNHEGVIDEPISQRKCKFPSETSVKGFPYSFSACMSIIRNELEMTACNCSLFNPEDRNDSLYCGLHKADCLIKAGVTTRVKEYVGSNTVCLPSCVEQQISLGHN, from the exons ATGCACACTTTCGCAGCCCAACGAACCGATTCCCTCGCATCTCTGATACCCATTAGTGCATCCGAACCTTGCGTGCAGTATGCAGTTGCACACATTTCCAAAGCTACGA AACTTGCGTGCATCCCTCGGTATTTAAGTAAAGGATGGACACATATTTTCGAATTAGTCACGAAGGAATCGTGGAAAGGATTTCATGAATACGAAATGTGGCGGAAGGCAGTAACTGCTCTTCGGGGATTTATCAGATCGATTGGGCCGACTTTTCTGGGACTCTTAAGGTCTTTTGTGGAGAATAAAGG GCTGCTTTGGATTTTTGTGCTCGGCATTTCTGGATGGAGCACGGTTTCCATATTGGTTCTTCTAAAACACAGATACGAAACGGACTCCACGACAATAGGTGTGTCGACCGCCTACAGTCGCTGGATAAACACCTTCCCATCTATAGGAATCTGCATAACAAAGAACCGAGCGCTTAACGAATTCAAGGCAATGATGCGGGATCATTTCCAAGAAGACTTTGCCTTCGCCTTCACAAAAATGATATACGAATTTGCTTTTATCAACCCCAACAACATATTTACGAGGGCGCCTACCAAGAATACAAGTTACCCGTACGATTTCGATATCTTGGAAATAAGAAGAAAG ATGCTTCCAACCAATTGCACTGAATTCTTTGAAGAAGTATACTTTCGTGGCGAATTGGTGGCCAACTGCGAGGAGATATTCAAGTTTCATGTGACGGAAATGGGCTACTGCTTTCTGGCGAACAATCTGTTGGACTA CGACAGCATCGATGAAATGCCTCTCAGGTACTCTTCGCTGGACAACAAGCGAAATCTGCGACTGATCTTGCGATATTCTGTTATGTATAAGTATGAG ATGTACGTCAACAGCCCCGAGGATCTGCCCTTCTTCAATTCCTTGACCTATACCATCTCCAACGACAGCATAACATACGCCTTCAACGTCGAGGAGATTCACAACCACGAAGGTGTCATCGATGAGCCCATTTCTCAGCGGAAGTGCAAGTTCCCCAGCGAGACTTCCGTCAAGGGGTTTCCTTACAG CTTCTCGGCCTGCATGTCCATCATCCGAAATGAGCTTGAGATGACAGCTTGCAACTGCTCTCTATTCAACCCCGAGGATCGCA ACGACAGTCTCTATTGCGGATTGCACAAAGCGGATTGCTTGATTAAAG CCGGCGTGACAACCAGAGTTAAGGAGTACGTCGGAAGCAATACGGTTTGCCTGCCATCCTGCGTGGAGCAGCAGATAAGTCTA GGTCATAACTGA
- the LOC117135448 gene encoding cell wall protein DAN4 isoform X2, with amino-acid sequence MLGKVKGSIIVIYMTTGLLYILLSIKTSASYMRPKRQMWPVDHPAIVLYRQHPNAMRKFYWYNTRTPILVGKMRLKNYMRNMHMLPRYVPSPVQFHEAYANSKRSIFRDLSKVNGFKSTSMPTATSTVDFVAAPLNTIEYSSPPVKAPIGFSAAPVNAFVPLTTGTLPGAERLIGAPSQWNHSETHASNDGWKKCRENCLQIPFQEYAKDQFSSQSMTSDLPVTTTTTLPYFNYVAHTYFTLDDVILPHSASKLAKSPAQDQQFRPSHQVLTTERPHELFTERFQHTTPPPTTTTTTTEFTFPGKTTALDMEYRYSTRPSWFSPTTSSTTTTEAVASEDSPIWTTPQPVQNVYSTASVTTGSYKHRLKSLKATKNFSSSIETKLKLLKLHLKNLVTTRETPKNVQNLTTPAVLDNNTTLETTTTTTTPTTPRRRTNVNRKLRKLRVLASTKKVPVQISRNSTDSSKAMGEFKKSLPKRIYQRRKHLNSTAMPEAAKNTTADTDIESIKKLKRRTTATPRKSTKVDDNVIVRNATQAISHTLAKSRADGLSEEKHALVTESAIMTISSGTLKMRQPHIKARSKPQRSRKISHLENDNFIPSLPIEVYFKKVNQQ; translated from the exons ATGCTGGGGAAAGTGAAAGGAAGCATTATTGTCATTTACATGACCACTG GACTGCTGTACATACTGCTCAGCATAAAAACATCCGCCAGCTACATGAGGCCAAAACGCCAG ATGTGGCCCGTGGATCATCCAGCGATCGTCCTCTATAGACAGCACCCGAACGCCATGCGAAAGTTCTACTGGTACAACACCAGGACCCCGATCCTGGTGGGCAAAATGCGCCTGAAAAACTACATGCGCAACATGCACATGCTGCCCCGATACGTGCCCTCACCTGTCCAGTTCCACGAGGCCTATGCGAACTCGAAGAG GAGCATCTTCAGGGACTTGAGCAAAGTCAATGGGTTCAAGAGCACATCCATGCCCACTGCTACTTCCACCGTGGACTTCGTTGCGGCCCCGCTCAACACGATTGAGTACAGTTCCCCTCCGGTAAAAGCACCTATTGGTTTCAGTGCAGCCCCTGTCAACGCCTTTGTGCCCCTCACGACGGGAACCCTTCCGGGCGCAGAACGCCTCATTGGCGCTCCGAGTCAGTGGAACCACTCCGAAACCCACGCGTCCAACGACGGCTGGAAGAAGTGCCGCGAAAACTGCCTCCAGATTCCGTTCCAGGAGTATGCCAAGGACCAATTCAGCTCGCAGAGCATGACCAGTGACCTGCCGGTGACCACGACAACAACTTTGCCCTACTTCAACTACGTTGCGCACACCTACTTCACCCTTGACGACGTGATTCTGCCCCACTCCGCATCGAAACTCGCCAAATCTCCAGCACAAGACCAGCAATTTCGCCCAAGTCATCAAGTACTCACAACGGAAAGGCCCCATGAGCTTTTCACCGAACGGTTTCAGCACACCACACCGCCTCCAACTACCACAACCACGACGACTGAATTCACTTTTCCGGGGAAAACCACTGCTTTGGACATGGAGTACAGATATAGCACCCGACCAAGCTGGTTTAGCCCCACTACCTccagcacaacaacaaccgaaGCTGTGGCTTCTGAGGATTCCCCGATATGGACAACTCCGCAACCCGTTCAGAACGTCTATTCCACGGCGAGTGTTACGACAGGATCCTATAAGCATAGACTTAAGTCCCTGAAAGCGACCAAAAACTTCTCTTCAAGCATTGAAACTAAACTGAAACTTTTGAAGCTTCATCTTAAAAACCTGGTTACAACTAGGGAAACGCCGAAGAACGTTCAGAATCTAACGACTCCAGCTGTTCTTGACAACAACACCACTTTGGAAACgactacaacaacaactacgCCCACAACGCCAAGAAGAAGAACAAACGTCAATAGAAAACTGAGAAAGCTGCGAGTTTTGGCATCGACCAAAAAGGTTCCGGTGCAGATTTCGAGAAATTCTACAGATTCCAGCAAAGCCATGGGAGAATTCAAAAAGAGTTTACCGAAAAGAATTTACCAACGGCGCAAGCACTTGAACTCCACTGCAATGCCAGAAGCCGCGAAAAACACAACAGCTGATACCGATATCGAATCGATTAAAAAACTTAAGCGCcgaacaacagcaacacccCGGAAATCGACTAAGGTCGATGACAATGTTATCGTTCGAAACGCAACGCAGGCGATAAGTCATACTCTGGCAAAATCTCGCGCCGATGGTTTATCAGAAGAAAAACACGCTTTGGTCACAGAATCGGCCATTATGACTATTTCCAGTGGTACTTTAAAAATGAGGCAGCCCCATATTAAGGCAAGGTCAAAGCCGCAAAGGTCCAGAAAAATCTCGCACCTGGAAAACGATAATTTCATACCGTCGCTGCCCATTGAGGtgtattttaaaaaagtaaatCAGCAGTAA
- the LOC117135448 gene encoding cell wall protein DAN4 isoform X1, with amino-acid sequence MLGKVKGSIIVIYMTTGLLYILLSIKTSASYMRPKRQVNIRSGFRARKSESLNARIDFQMWPVDHPAIVLYRQHPNAMRKFYWYNTRTPILVGKMRLKNYMRNMHMLPRYVPSPVQFHEAYANSKRSIFRDLSKVNGFKSTSMPTATSTVDFVAAPLNTIEYSSPPVKAPIGFSAAPVNAFVPLTTGTLPGAERLIGAPSQWNHSETHASNDGWKKCRENCLQIPFQEYAKDQFSSQSMTSDLPVTTTTTLPYFNYVAHTYFTLDDVILPHSASKLAKSPAQDQQFRPSHQVLTTERPHELFTERFQHTTPPPTTTTTTTEFTFPGKTTALDMEYRYSTRPSWFSPTTSSTTTTEAVASEDSPIWTTPQPVQNVYSTASVTTGSYKHRLKSLKATKNFSSSIETKLKLLKLHLKNLVTTRETPKNVQNLTTPAVLDNNTTLETTTTTTTPTTPRRRTNVNRKLRKLRVLASTKKVPVQISRNSTDSSKAMGEFKKSLPKRIYQRRKHLNSTAMPEAAKNTTADTDIESIKKLKRRTTATPRKSTKVDDNVIVRNATQAISHTLAKSRADGLSEEKHALVTESAIMTISSGTLKMRQPHIKARSKPQRSRKISHLENDNFIPSLPIEVYFKKVNQQ; translated from the exons ATGCTGGGGAAAGTGAAAGGAAGCATTATTGTCATTTACATGACCACTG GACTGCTGTACATACTGCTCAGCATAAAAACATCCGCCAGCTACATGAGGCCAAAACGCCAGGTAAATATTCGAAGCGGATTCCGCGCCAGGAAAAGCGAAAGTTTGAACGCCCGCATCGACTTTCAGATGTGGCCCGTGGATCATCCAGCGATCGTCCTCTATAGACAGCACCCGAACGCCATGCGAAAGTTCTACTGGTACAACACCAGGACCCCGATCCTGGTGGGCAAAATGCGCCTGAAAAACTACATGCGCAACATGCACATGCTGCCCCGATACGTGCCCTCACCTGTCCAGTTCCACGAGGCCTATGCGAACTCGAAGAG GAGCATCTTCAGGGACTTGAGCAAAGTCAATGGGTTCAAGAGCACATCCATGCCCACTGCTACTTCCACCGTGGACTTCGTTGCGGCCCCGCTCAACACGATTGAGTACAGTTCCCCTCCGGTAAAAGCACCTATTGGTTTCAGTGCAGCCCCTGTCAACGCCTTTGTGCCCCTCACGACGGGAACCCTTCCGGGCGCAGAACGCCTCATTGGCGCTCCGAGTCAGTGGAACCACTCCGAAACCCACGCGTCCAACGACGGCTGGAAGAAGTGCCGCGAAAACTGCCTCCAGATTCCGTTCCAGGAGTATGCCAAGGACCAATTCAGCTCGCAGAGCATGACCAGTGACCTGCCGGTGACCACGACAACAACTTTGCCCTACTTCAACTACGTTGCGCACACCTACTTCACCCTTGACGACGTGATTCTGCCCCACTCCGCATCGAAACTCGCCAAATCTCCAGCACAAGACCAGCAATTTCGCCCAAGTCATCAAGTACTCACAACGGAAAGGCCCCATGAGCTTTTCACCGAACGGTTTCAGCACACCACACCGCCTCCAACTACCACAACCACGACGACTGAATTCACTTTTCCGGGGAAAACCACTGCTTTGGACATGGAGTACAGATATAGCACCCGACCAAGCTGGTTTAGCCCCACTACCTccagcacaacaacaaccgaaGCTGTGGCTTCTGAGGATTCCCCGATATGGACAACTCCGCAACCCGTTCAGAACGTCTATTCCACGGCGAGTGTTACGACAGGATCCTATAAGCATAGACTTAAGTCCCTGAAAGCGACCAAAAACTTCTCTTCAAGCATTGAAACTAAACTGAAACTTTTGAAGCTTCATCTTAAAAACCTGGTTACAACTAGGGAAACGCCGAAGAACGTTCAGAATCTAACGACTCCAGCTGTTCTTGACAACAACACCACTTTGGAAACgactacaacaacaactacgCCCACAACGCCAAGAAGAAGAACAAACGTCAATAGAAAACTGAGAAAGCTGCGAGTTTTGGCATCGACCAAAAAGGTTCCGGTGCAGATTTCGAGAAATTCTACAGATTCCAGCAAAGCCATGGGAGAATTCAAAAAGAGTTTACCGAAAAGAATTTACCAACGGCGCAAGCACTTGAACTCCACTGCAATGCCAGAAGCCGCGAAAAACACAACAGCTGATACCGATATCGAATCGATTAAAAAACTTAAGCGCcgaacaacagcaacacccCGGAAATCGACTAAGGTCGATGACAATGTTATCGTTCGAAACGCAACGCAGGCGATAAGTCATACTCTGGCAAAATCTCGCGCCGATGGTTTATCAGAAGAAAAACACGCTTTGGTCACAGAATCGGCCATTATGACTATTTCCAGTGGTACTTTAAAAATGAGGCAGCCCCATATTAAGGCAAGGTCAAAGCCGCAAAGGTCCAGAAAAATCTCGCACCTGGAAAACGATAATTTCATACCGTCGCTGCCCATTGAGGtgtattttaaaaaagtaaatCAGCAGTAA